The following are encoded in a window of Flavobacterium sp. WC2421 genomic DNA:
- a CDS encoding gliding motility-associated C-terminal domain-containing protein has protein sequence MKTILPNSKLKQFIIFVLLILSLFISNCYAQNSYDGNYCPGPGAVGDEYGTGTVFSALLSTSPSSTCQVGTIRAKVDTQTEVLRLGMNIGNSGAALFRLYLDTDNNSATGLTSDTFGGSISVAGAEYVIEINSNASSFTLYKWDILTQQLILADITTGLAAKSGTICTSGASFLEFNIPFGSLGINICNATPGIINITKLASVSGNSASSKRCVDTPLTFGIPLKGSVGPNSTVCYGANSTTLTISGLPSNATIINWESSVSPFTSWTNIGNMSTTYTATNLYVTTKYRALFSSSGLCSGSSISTVEATVTVRPAIVATLSSQVNVSCFGGNDGSVVITPAGGTAGYTITPAQTGLTAGLHTFTVTDAKGCQTTIDVTITEPAVALSATAGTQVNVSCFGGNDGSVVITPAGGTAGYTITPAQTGLTAGLKTFTVTDAKGCQTTVDVTITEPAVALSATAGTQVNVSCFGGNDGSVVITPAGGTAGYTITPAQTGLTAGLKTFTVTDAKGCQTTVQVTITEPAVALSATAGTQINVSCFGGNDGSVVITPAGGTAGYTITPAQTGLTAGLKTFTVTDAKGCQTTIDVTITEPAVALSATAGTQINVSCFGGNDGSVVITPAGGTAGYTITPAQTGLTAGLKTFTVTDAKGCQTTIDVTITEPAVALSATAGTQVNVSCFGGNDGSVVITPAGGTAGYTITPAQTGLTAGLKTFTVTDAKGCQTTIDVTITEPALALSATAGTQVNVSCFGGNDGSVVITPAGGTAGYTITPAQTGLTAGLKTFTVTDAKGCQTTIDVTITEPAVALSATAGTQVNVSCFGGNDGSVVITPAGGTAGYTITPAQTGLTAGLKTFTVTDAKGCQTTIDVTITEPALALSATAGTQVNVSCFGGNDGSVVITPAGGTAGYTITPAQTGLTAGLKTFTVTDAKGCQTTIDVTITEPALALSATAGTQVNVSCFGGNDGSVVITPAGGTAGYTITPAQTGLTAGLHTFTVTDAKGCQTTVDVTITEPALALSATAGTQVNVSCFGGNDGSVVITPAGGTAGYTITPAQTGLTAGLKTFTVTDAKGCQTTIDVTITEPALALSATAGTQVNVSCFGGNDGSVVITPAGGTAGYTITPAQTGLTAGLKTFTVTDAKGCQTTIDVTITEPALALSATAGTQVNVSCFGGNDGSVVITPAGGTAGYTITPAQTGLTAGLKTFTVTDAKGCQTTIDVTITEPAVALSATAGTQINVSCFGGNDGSVVITPAGGTAGYTITPAQTGLTAGLKTFTVTDAKGCQTTIDVTITEPALALSATAGTQVNVSCFGGNDGSVVITPAGGTAGYTITPAQTGLTAGLKTFTVTDAKGCQTTVDVTITEPALALSATAGTQVNVSCFGGNDGSVVITPAGGTAGYTITPAQTGLTAGLHTFTVTDAKGCQTTVDVTITEPALALSATAGTQVNVSCFGGNDGSVVITPAGGTAGYTITPAQTGLTAGLKTFTVTDAKGCQTTVDVTITEPAVALSATAGTQVNVSCFGGNDGSVVITPAGGTAGYTITPAQTGLTAGLKTFTVTDAKGCQTTVQVTITEPAVALSATAGTQINVSCFGGNDGSVVITPAGGTAGYTITPAQTGLTAGLKTFTVTDAKGCQTTIDVTITEPAVALSATAGTQVNVSCFGGNDGSVVITPAGGTAGYTITPAQTGLTAGLKTFTVTDAKGCQTTIDVTITEPALALSATAGTQVNVSCFGGNDGSVVITPAGGTAGYTITPAQTGLTAGLKTFTVTDAKGCQTTIDVTITEPAVALSATAGTQVNVSCFGGNDGSVVITPAGGTAGYTITPAQTGLTAGLKTFTVTDAKGCQTTIDVTITEPAVALSATAGTQINVSCFGGNDGSVVITPAGGTAGYTITPAQTGLTAGLKTFTVTDAKGCQTTIDVTITEPALALSATAGTQVNVSCFGGNDGSVVITPAGGTAGYTITPAQTGLTAGLKTFTVTDAKGCQTTIDVTITEPALALSATAGTQVNVSCFGGNDGSVVITPAGGTAGYTITPAQTGLTAGLHTFTVTDAKGCQTTVDVTITEPALALSATAGTQVNVSCFGGNDGSVVITPAGGTAGYTITPAQTGLTAGLKTFTVTDAKGCQTTIDVTITEPALALSATAGTQVNVSCFGGNDGSVVITPAGGTAGYTITPAQTGLTAGLKTFTVTDAKGCQTTVQVTITEPAVALSATAGTQINVSCFGGNDGSVVITPAGGTAGYTITPAQTGLTAGLKTFTVTDAKGCQTTVQVTITEPAVALSATAGTQVNVSCFGGNDGSVVITPAGGTAGYTITPAQTGLTAGLKTFTVTDAKGCQTTIDVTITEPAVALSATAGTQVNVSCFGGNDGSVVITPAGGTAGYTITPAQTGLTAGLKTFTVTDAKGCQTTVQVTITEPALALSATAGTQVNVSCFGGNDGSVVITPAGGTAGYTITPAQTGLTAGLKTFTVTDAKGCQTTIDVTITEPALALSATAGTQVNVSCFGGNDGSVVITPAGGTAGYTITPAQTGLTAGLKTFTVTDAKGCQTTVQVTITEPAVALSATAGTQINVSCFGGNDGSVVITPAGGTAGYTITPAQTGLTAGLKTFTVTDAKGCQTTIDVTITEPAVALSATAGTQINVSCFGGNDGSVVITPAGGTAGYTITPAQTGLTAGLKTFTVTDAKGCQTTVQVTITEPALALSATAGTQVNVSCFGGNDGSVVITPAGGTAGYTITPAQTGLTAGLKTFTVTDAKGCQTTIDVTITEPALALSATAGTQVNVSCFGGNDGSVVITPAGGTAGYTITPAQTGLTAGLKTFTVTDAKGCQTTVQVTITEPAVALSATAGTQINVSCFGGNDGSVVITPAGGTAGYTITPAQTGLTAGLKTFTVTDAKGCQTTIDVTITEPAVALSATAGTQVNVSCFGGNDGSVVITPAGGTAGYTITPAQTGLTAGLKTFTVTDAKGCQTTVQVTITEPALALSATAGTQVNVSCFGGNDGSVVITPAGGTAGYTITPAQTGLTAGLKTFTVTDAKGCQTTIDVTITEPALALSATAGTQVNVSCFGGNDGSVVITPAGGTAGYTITPAQTGLTAGLKTFTVTDAKGCQTTVQVTITEPAVALSATAGTQINVSCFGGNDGSVVITPAGGTAGYTITPAQTGLTAGLKTFTVTDAKGCQTTIDVTITEPAVALSATAGTQVNVSCFGGNDGSVVITPAGGTAGYTITPAQTGLTAGLKTFTVTDAKGCQTTVQVTITEPAVALSATAGTQINVSCFGGNDGSVVITPAGGTAGYTITPAQTGLTAGLHTFTVTDAKGCQTTVDVTITEPAVALSATAGTQVNVSCFGGNDGSVVITPAGGTAGYTITPAQTGLTAGLKTFTVTDAKGCQTTVNVTITQPEIAVSVSGIATNVSCFGQANGSITVTNSTGSTVVITNATNQVVSNINLPAGTYTLTATANGGNEGNSCSATAQVIITQPEIAVTVSGIATNVTCFGLANGSIAVTSSTGSIVVITNAANEVLSNTNLPAGTYTLTANDERAFCNATTSVTITQPEKIEPIIIESTACNTDNTLTIDLVTLLPQGTPLNGIWIDDNTGVLIGNIFTPFGVSQGIYNIQYEIETDGCPITYIIKMNVSDADCGIVLGCGVVEVHNAFSPNGDGINEQFIIDNIEDTICYPENTVEIYNRWGILVYETQGYNNTSKVFTGISQGRTTISQSSGLPSGTYFYILNYTSVDGNGNIQTNKKNGYLYLTR, from the coding sequence ATGAAAACAATTTTACCCAATTCAAAATTAAAACAGTTTATCATTTTTGTTTTACTTATTCTATCTCTATTTATTTCAAATTGTTACGCTCAAAATTCCTATGATGGAAATTATTGTCCAGGTCCTGGAGCTGTTGGTGATGAATACGGTACAGGAACGGTGTTTAGCGCACTATTATCGACTTCTCCGTCTTCAACCTGTCAGGTTGGAACAATTAGAGCTAAAGTTGACACTCAAACTGAAGTATTAAGATTGGGAATGAATATCGGTAATAGTGGTGCAGCTCTTTTTAGATTGTATTTAGACACAGATAATAACAGCGCAACTGGATTAACTTCTGATACTTTTGGAGGAAGCATATCCGTAGCAGGAGCCGAATATGTTATAGAAATTAATTCTAATGCTAGCTCTTTTACATTATATAAATGGGACATTTTAACTCAACAATTAATCTTAGCAGATATTACTACTGGACTTGCTGCTAAAAGCGGTACTATTTGTACTAGTGGTGCTTCATTTCTAGAATTTAATATCCCTTTTGGAAGTCTTGGTATTAATATTTGCAATGCTACTCCTGGAATAATAAATATTACAAAATTAGCATCAGTTAGTGGTAACTCTGCTTCTTCAAAAAGATGTGTTGATACTCCTCTAACATTTGGTATTCCTCTAAAAGGTTCGGTGGGTCCTAATTCAACTGTATGCTATGGTGCAAATAGTACAACTCTAACAATTAGTGGTCTTCCTAGTAATGCAACTATTATTAATTGGGAATCATCAGTAAGTCCATTTACATCGTGGACTAATATAGGTAACATGTCAACTACTTATACTGCAACTAACTTATATGTAACTACGAAATACAGAGCCTTGTTTTCAAGTTCTGGCTTATGTAGTGGGTCTAGTATTTCAACCGTAGAAGCAACTGTAACAGTTCGCCCTGCCATAGTTGCAACTCTCAGTTCTCAAGTAAATGTCTCTTGTTTTGGTGGTAACGATGGTTCTGTTGTCATTACTCCTGCTGGAGGAACGGCTGGATACACCATCACGCCCGCTCAAACAGGATTGACTGCTGGTTTACATACCTTCACTGTGACGGATGCTAAAGGATGTCAAACTACAATTGATGTAACGATTACTGAGCCTGCTGTAGCTTTAAGTGCAACAGCCGGAACGCAAGTAAATGTGTCTTGTTTTGGTGGTAACGATGGGTCTGTTGTCATTACTCCTGCTGGAGGAACGGCTGGATACACCATCACACCTGCTCAAACAGGATTGACTGCTGGTTTAAAAACTTTTACCGTAACCGATGCTAAAGGATGTCAAACTACAGTTGATGTAACCATTACTGAGCCTGCTGTAGCTTTAAGCGCAACAGCCGGAACACAAGTAAATGTGTCTTGTTTTGGTGGTAACGATGGGTCTGTTGTCATTACTCCTGCTGGAGGAACGGCTGGATACACCATCACACCTGCTCAAACAGGATTGACTGCTGGTTTAAAAACTTTTACCGTAACGGATGCTAAAGGATGTCAAACTACTGTTCAGGTTACTATTACTGAACCTGCTGTAGCTTTAAGTGCAACGGCCGGAACACAAATAAATGTCTCTTGTTTTGGTGGTAACGATGGGTCTGTTGTCATTACTCCTGCTGGGGGAACGGCTGGATATACCATCACACCTGCTCAAACAGGATTGACTGCTGGTTTAAAAACTTTTACCGTAACCGATGCTAAAGGATGTCAAACTACAATTGATGTAACGATTACTGAGCCTGCTGTAGCTTTAAGCGCAACAGCCGGAACACAAATAAATGTCTCTTGTTTTGGTGGTAACGATGGGTCTGTTGTCATTACTCCTGCTGGAGGAACGGCTGGATATACCATCACACCTGCTCAAACAGGATTGACTGCTGGTTTGAAAACTTTTACCGTAACGGATGCTAAAGGATGTCAAACTACAATTGATGTAACCATTACTGAGCCTGCTGTAGCTTTAAGTGCAACAGCCGGAACACAAGTAAATGTGTCTTGTTTTGGTGGTAACGATGGGTCTGTTGTCATTACTCCTGCTGGGGGAACGGCTGGATACACTATCACGCCTGCTCAAACAGGATTGACTGCTGGTTTAAAAACTTTTACCGTAACCGATGCTAAAGGATGTCAAACTACAATTGATGTAACGATTACTGAGCCTGCTCTAGCTTTAAGCGCAACAGCCGGAACACAAGTAAATGTGTCTTGTTTTGGTGGTAACGATGGGTCTGTTGTCATTACTCCTGCTGGAGGAACGGCTGGATACACCATCACGCCCGCTCAAACAGGATTGACTGCTGGTTTAAAAACTTTTACCGTAACCGATGCTAAAGGATGTCAAACTACAATTGATGTAACGATTACTGAGCCTGCTGTAGCTTTAAGTGCAACAGCCGGAACACAAGTAAATGTGTCTTGTTTTGGTGGTAACGATGGGTCTGTTGTCATTACTCCTGCTGGAGGAACGGCTGGATATACCATCACACCTGCTCAAACAGGATTGACTGCTGGTTTGAAAACTTTTACCGTAACCGATGCTAAAGGATGTCAAACTACAATTGATGTAACGATTACTGAGCCTGCTCTAGCTTTAAGTGCAACAGCCGGAACACAAGTAAATGTGTCTTGTTTTGGTGGTAACGATGGGTCTGTTGTCATTACTCCTGCTGGAGGAACGGCTGGATACACCATCACACCTGCTCAAACAGGATTGACTGCTGGTTTAAAAACTTTTACCGTAACGGATGCTAAAGGATGTCAAACTACAATTGATGTAACGATTACTGAGCCTGCTCTAGCTTTAAGTGCAACAGCCGGAACACAAGTAAATGTGTCTTGTTTTGGTGGTAACGATGGGTCTGTTGTCATTACTCCTGCTGGAGGAACGGCTGGATACACCATCACACCTGCTCAAACAGGATTGACTGCTGGTTTACATACGTTCACCGTAACCGATGCTAAAGGATGTCAAACTACAGTTGATGTAACCATTACTGAGCCTGCTCTAGCTTTAAGTGCAACAGCCGGAACACAAGTAAATGTGTCTTGTTTTGGTGGTAACGATGGGTCTGTTGTCATTACTCCTGCTGGAGGAACGGCTGGATACACTATCACGCCTGCTCAAACAGGATTGACTGCTGGTTTAAAAACTTTTACCGTAACCGATGCTAAAGGATGTCAAACTACAATTGATGTAACGATTACTGAGCCTGCTCTAGCTTTAAGTGCAACAGCCGGAACACAAGTAAATGTGTCTTGTTTTGGTGGTAACGATGGGTCTGTTGTCATTACTCCTGCTGGAGGAACGGCTGGATACACCATCACACCTGCTCAAACAGGATTGACTGCTGGTTTAAAAACTTTTACCGTAACGGATGCTAAAGGATGTCAAACTACAATTGATGTAACGATTACTGAGCCTGCTCTAGCTTTAAGTGCAACAGCCGGAACACAAGTAAATGTGTCTTGTTTTGGTGGTAACGATGGGTCTGTTGTCATTACTCCTGCTGGAGGAACGGCTGGATATACCATCACACCTGCTCAAACAGGATTGACTGCTGGTTTGAAAACTTTTACCGTAACCGATGCTAAAGGATGTCAAACTACAATTGATGTAACGATTACTGAGCCTGCTGTAGCTTTAAGTGCAACAGCCGGAACGCAAATAAATGTGTCTTGTTTTGGTGGTAACGATGGGTCTGTTGTCATTACTCCTGCTGGAGGAACGGCTGGATACACCATCACACCCGCTCAAACAGGATTGACTGCTGGTTTAAAAACTTTTACCGTAACCGATGCTAAAGGATGTCAAACTACAATTGATGTAACGATTACTGAGCCTGCTCTAGCTTTAAGTGCAACAGCCGGAACACAAGTAAATGTGTCTTGTTTTGGTGGTAACGATGGGTCTGTTGTCATTACTCCTGCTGGAGGAACGGCTGGATACACCATCACACCTGCTCAAACAGGATTGACTGCTGGTTTAAAAACTTTTACCGTAACGGATGCTAAAGGATGTCAAACTACAGTTGATGTAACCATTACTGAGCCTGCTCTAGCTTTAAGTGCAACAGCCGGAACACAAGTAAATGTGTCTTGTTTTGGTGGTAACGATGGGTCTGTTGTCATTACTCCTGCTGGAGGAACGGCTGGATACACCATCACACCTGCTCAAACAGGATTGACTGCTGGTTTACATACGTTCACCGTAACCGATGCTAAAGGATGTCAAACTACAGTTGATGTAACCATTACTGAGCCTGCTCTAGCTTTAAGTGCAACAGCCGGAACACAAGTAAATGTGTCTTGTTTTGGTGGTAACGATGGGTCTGTTGTCATTACTCCTGCTGGAGGAACGGCTGGATACACCATCACGCCCGCTCAAACAGGATTGACTGCTGGTTTAAAAACTTTTACCGTAACCGATGCTAAAGGATGTCAAACTACAGTTGATGTAACCATTACTGAGCCTGCTGTAGCTTTAAGCGCAACAGCCGGAACACAAGTAAATGTGTCTTGTTTTGGTGGTAACGATGGGTCTGTTGTCATTACTCCTGCTGGAGGAACGGCTGGATACACCATCACACCTGCTCAAACAGGATTGACTGCTGGTTTAAAAACTTTTACCGTAACCGATGCTAAAGGATGTCAAACTACTGTTCAGGTTACTATTACTGAACCTGCTGTAGCTTTAAGTGCAACGGCCGGAACACAAATAAATGTCTCTTGTTTTGGTGGTAACGATGGGTCTGTTGTCATTACTCCTGCTGGAGGAACGGCTGGATATACCATCACACCTGCTCAAACAGGATTGACTGCTGGTTTGAAAACTTTTACCGTAACGGATGCTAAAGGATGTCAAACTACAATTGATGTAACCATTACTGAGCCTGCTGTAGCTTTAAGTGCAACAGCCGGAACACAAGTAAATGTGTCTTGTTTTGGTGGTAACGATGGGTCTGTTGTCATTACTCCTGCTGGGGGAACGGCTGGATACACTATCACGCCTGCTCAAACAGGATTGACTGCTGGTTTAAAAACTTTTACCGTAACCGATGCTAAAGGATGTCAAACTACAATTGATGTAACGATTACTGAGCCTGCTCTAGCTTTAAGCGCAACAGCCGGAACACAAGTAAATGTGTCTTGTTTTGGTGGTAACGATGGGTCTGTTGTCATTACTCCTGCTGGAGGAACGGCTGGATACACCATCACGCCCGCTCAAACAGGATTGACTGCTGGTTTAAAAACTTTTACCGTAACCGATGCTAAAGGATGTCAAACTACAATTGATGTAACGATTACTGAGCCTGCTGTAGCTTTAAGTGCAACAGCCGGAACACAAGTAAATGTGTCTTGTTTTGGTGGTAACGATGGGTCTGTTGTCATTACTCCTGCTGGAGGAACGGCTGGATATACCATCACACCTGCTCAAACAGGATTGACTGCTGGTTTGAAAACTTTTACCGTAACCGATGCTAAAGGATGTCAAACTACAATTGATGTAACGATTACTGAGCCTGCTGTAGCTTTAAGTGCAACAGCCGGAACGCAAATAAATGTGTCTTGTTTTGGTGGTAACGATGGGTCTGTTGTCATTACTCCTGCTGGAGGAACGGCTGGATACACCATCACACCTGCTCAAACAGGATTGACTGCTGGTTTAAAAACTTTTACCGTAACCGATGCTAAAGGATGTCAAACTACAATTGATGTAACGATTACTGAGCCTGCTCTAGCTTTAAGTGCAACAGCCGGAACACAAGTAAATGTGTCTTGTTTTGGTGGTAACGATGGGTCTGTTGTCATTACTCCTGCTGGAGGAACGGCTGGATACACCATCACACCTGCTCAAACAGGATTGACTGCTGGTTTAAAAACTTTTACCGTAACCGATGCTAAAGGATGTCAAACTACAATTGATGTAACCATTACTGAGCCTGCTCTAGCTTTAAGTGCAACAGCCGGAACACAAGTAAATGTGTCTTGTTTTGGTGGTAACGATGGGTCTGTTGTCATTACTCCTGCTGGGGGAACGGCTGGATACACTATCACGCCTGCTCAAACAGGATTGACTGCTGGTTTACATACGTTCACCGTAACCGATGCTAAAGGATGTCAAACTACAGTTGATGTAACCATTACTGAGCCTGCTCTAGCTTTAAGTGCAACAGCCGGAACACAAGTAAATGTGTCTTGTTTTGGTGGTAACGATGGGTCTGTTGTCATTACTCCTGCTGGGGGAACGGCTGGATACACTATCACGCCTGCTCAAACAGGATTGACTGCTGGTTTAAAAACTTTTACCGTAACGGATGCTAAAGGATGTCAAACTACAATTGATGTAACGATTACTGAGCCTGCTCTAGCTTTAAGCGCAACGGCCGGAACACAAGTAAATGTGTCTTGTTTTGGTGGTAACGATGGGTCTGTTGTCATTACTCCTGCTGGAGGAACGGCTGGATACACCATCACGCCCGCTCAAACAGGATTGACTGCTGGTTTAAAAACTTTTACCGTAACGGATGCTAAAGGATGTCAAACTACTGTTCAGGTTACTATTACTGAACCTGCTGTAGCTTTAAGTGCAACGGCCGGAACACAAATAAATGTCTCTTGTTTTGGTGGTAACGATGGGTCTGTTGTCATTACTCCTGCTGGGGGAACGGCTGGATATACCATCACACCTGCTCAAACAGGATTGACTGCTGGTTTAAAAACTTTTACCGTAACCGATGCTAAAGGATGTCAAACTACTGTTCAGGTTACTATTACTGAACCTGCTGTAGCTTTAAGCGCAACAGCCGGAACACAAGTAAATGTCTCTTGTTTTGGTGGTAACGATGGTTCTGTTGTCATTACTCCTGCTGGAGGAACGGCTGGATATACCATCACACCTGCTCAAACAGGATTGACTGCTGGTTTAAAAACTTTTACCGTAACCGATGCTAAAGGATGTCAAACTACAATTGATGTAACCATTACTGAGCCTGCTGTAGCTTTAAGTGCAACAGCCGGAACACAAGTAAATGTGTCTTGTTTTGGTGGTAACGATGGGTCTGTTGTCATTACTCCTGCTGGGGGAACGGCTGGATACACTATCACGCCTGCTCAAACAGGATTGACTGCTGGTTTAAAAACTTTTACCGTAACGGATGCTAAAGGATGTCAAACTACTGTTCAGGTTACTATTACTGAGCCTGCTCTAGCTTTAAGCGCAACAGCCGGAACACAAGTAAATGTGTCTTGTTTTGGTGGTAACGATGGGTCTGTTGTCATTACTCCTGCTGGAGGAACGGCTGGATACACCATCACGCCCGCTCAAACAGGATTGACTGCTGGTTTAAAAACTTTTACCGTAACCGATGCTAAAGGATGTCAAACTACAATTGATGTAACGATTACTGAGCCTGCTCTAGCTTTAAGTGCAACAGCCGGAACACAAGTAAATGTGTCTTGTTTTGGTGGTAACGATGGGTCTGTTGTCATTACTCCTGCTGGAGGAACGGCTGGATACACCATCACACCTGCTCAAACAGGATTGACTGCTGGTTTAAAAACTTTTACCGTAACGGATGCTAAAGGATGTCAAACTACTGTTCAGGTTACTATTACTGAACCTGCTGTAGCTTTAAGTGCAACGGCCGGAACACAAATAAATGTCTCTTGTTTTGGTGGTAACGATGGGTCTGTTGTCATTACTCCTGCTGGAGGAACGGCTGGATATACCATCACACCTGCTCAAACAGGATTGACTGCTGGTTTAAAAACTTTTACCGTAACCGATGCTAAAGGATGTCAAACTACAATTGATGTAACCATTACTGAGCCTGCTGTAGCTTTAAGTGCAACAGCCGGAACACAAATAAATGTCTCTTGTTTTGGTGGTAACGATGGGTCTGTTGTCATTACTCCTGCTGGGGGAACGGCTGGATACACTATCACGCCTGCTCAAACAGGATTGACTGCTGGTTTAAAAACTTTTACCGTAACGGATGCTAAAGGATGTCAAACTACTGTTCAGGTTACTATTACTGAGCCTGCTCTAGCTTTAAGCGCAACAGCCGGAACACAAGTAAATGTGTCTTGTTTTGGTGGTAACGATGGGTCTGTTGTCATTACTCCTGCTGGAGGAACGGCTGGATACACCATCACGCCCGCTCAAACAGGATTGACTGCTGGTTTAAAAACTTTTACCGTAACCGATGCTAAAGGATGTCAAACTACAATTGATGTAACGATTACTGAGCCTGCTCTAGCTTTAAGTGCAACAGCCGGAACACAAGTAAATGTGTCTTGTTTTGGTGGTAACGATGGGTCTGTTGTCATTACTCCTGCTGGAGGAACGGCTGGATACACCATCACACCTGCTCAAACAGGATTGACTGCTGGTTTAAAAACTTTTACCGTAACGGATGCTAAAGGATGTCAAACTACTGTTCAGGTTACTATTACTGAACCTGCTGTAGCTTTAAGTGCAACGGCCGGAACACAAATAAATGTCTCTTGTTTTGGTGGTAACGATGGGTCTGTTGTCATTACTCCTGCTGGAGGAACGGCTGGATACACCATCACACCTGCTCAAACAGGATTGACTGCTGGTTTGAAAACTTTTACCGTAACCGATGCTAAAGGATGTCAAACTACAATTGATGTAACGATTACTGAGCCTGCTGTAGCTTTAAGTGCAACAGCCGGAACACAAGTAAATGTGTCTTGTTTTGGTGGTAACGATGGGTCTGTTGTCATTACTCCTGCTGGGGGAACGGCTGGATACACTATCACGCCTGCTCAAACAGGATTGACTGCTGGTTTAAAAACTTTTACCGTAACGGATGCTAAAGGATGTCAAACTACTGTTCAGGTTACTATTACTGAGCCTGCTCTAGCTTTAAGCGCAACAGCCGGAACACAAGTAAATGTGTCTTGTTTTGGTGGTAACGATGGGTCTGTTGTCATTACTCCTGCTGGAGGAACGGCTGGATACACCATCACGCCCGCTCAAACAGGATTGACTGCTGGTTTAAAAACTTTTACCGTAACCGATGCTAAAGGATGTCAAACTACAATTGATGTAACGATTACTGAGCCTGCTCTAGCTTTAAGTGCAACAGCCGGAACACAAGTAAATGTGTCTTGTTTTGGTGGTAACGATGGGTCTGTTGTCATTACTCCTGCTGGAGGAACGGCTGGATACACCATCACACCTGCTCAAACAGGATTGACTGCTGGTTTAAAAACTTTTACCGTAACGGATGCTAAAGGATGTCAAACTACTGTTCAGGTTACTATTACTGAACCTGCTGTAGCTTTAAGTGCAACGGCCGGAACACAAATAAATGTGTCTTGTTTTGGTGGTAACGATGGGTCTGTTGTCATTACTCCTGCTGGAGGAACGGCTGGATATACCATCACACCTGCTCAAACAGGATTGACTGCTGGTTTGAAAACTTTTACCGTAACCGATGCTAAAGGATGTCAAACTACAATTGATGTAACGATTACTGAGCCTGCTGTAGCTTTAAGTGCAACGGCCGGAACACAAGTAAATGTGTCTTGTTTTGGTGGTAACGATGGGTCTGTTGTCATTACTCCTGCTGGAGGAACGGCTGGATACACCATCACACCTGCTCAAACAGGATTGACTGCTGGTTTAAAAACTTTTACCGTAACGGATGCTAAAGGATGTCAAACTACTGTTCAGGTTACTATTACTGAACCTGCTGTAGCTTTAAGTGCAACAGCCGGAACACAAATAAATGTCTCTTGTTTTGGTGGTAACGATGGGTCTGTTGTCATTACTCCTGCTGGAGGAACGGCTGGATACACCATCACACCTGCTCAAACAGGATTGACAGCTGGTTTACATACCTTCACCGTAACCGATGCTAAAGGATGTCAAACTACAGTTGATGTAACCATTACTGAGCCTGCTGTAGCTTTAAGTGCAACAGCCGGAACACAAGTAAATGTGTCTTGTTTTGGTGGTAACGATGGGTCTGTTGTCATTACTCCTGCTGGAGGAACGGCTGGATATACCATCACACCTGCTCAAACAGGATTGACTGCTGGTTTAAAAACTTTTACCGTAACGGATGCTAAAGGATGTCAAACTACAGTTAATGTAACCATTACTCAACCAGAAATCGCAGTATCTGTTAGCGGAATTGCTACTAATGTTTCTTGTTTTGGTCAAGCTAATGGTTCGATTACTGTAACTAATAGTACTGGTTCTACTGTGGTAATAACGAATGCTACTAATCAAGTGGTATCTAATATAAACTTACCTGCTGGAACTTATACTCTTACCGCTACAGCAAATGGTGGTAATGAAGGAAATTCTTGTTCAGCTACTGCTCAAGTAATCATCACACAACCTGAAATTGCAGTAACCGTTAGCGGAATTGCTACCAATGTTACTTGTTTTGGTCTAGCCAATGGCTCAATCGCAGTAACTAGTAGTACAGGTTCTATTGTTGTAATAACCAATGCAGCTAACGAGGTTTTATCTAATACCAACTTGCCTGCTGGAACTTATACTCTTACAGCTAATGATGAAAGAGCATTCTGTAATGCTACAACTTCCGTTACTATTACTCAACCAGAAAAAATTGAACCTATAATAATTGAAAGTACTGCATGTAATACTGATAATACATTAACTATTGATTTAGTAACTCTCTTACCTCAAGGTACTCCATTAAATGGTATTTGGATTGATGATAATACCGGAGTTCTAATAGGAAATATATTCACTCCTTTTGGCGTATCTCAAGGTATTTATAATATTCAATATGAAATTGAAACTGATGGTTGTCCAATAACATATATCATAAAAATGAATGTTTCTGATGCGGATTGTGGTATTGTTTTAGGTTGTGGTGTCGTTGAAGTACACAATGCTTTTTCTCCTAATGGTGATGGAATTAATGAGCAATTTATAATTGATAATATAGAAGACACAATATGTTATCCCGAAAATACTGTTGAAATCTATAACCGTTGGGGAATATTAGTTTATGAAACTCAAGGATATAATAATACTAGTAAAGTTTTTACGGGTATATCACAAGGTAGAACGACAATTAGCCAGTCTTCTGGATTACCTTCTGGAACGTATTTTTATATATTAAATTATACATCAGTTGATGGAAATGGAAATATTCAAACCAATAAAAAGAATGGTTATTTATACCTTACAAGATAA